In a single window of the Apteryx mantelli isolate bAptMan1 chromosome 11, bAptMan1.hap1, whole genome shotgun sequence genome:
- the LOC136993105 gene encoding olfactory receptor 14C36-like produces MSNSSSLNEFLLLAFADKRELQLLHFSLFLGIYLATVMGNGLIITAIACDHHLHTPMYFFLLNLSLLDLGFISTTVPKSMANSLWDTRAISYSGCAAQVFLIFFLFGGESSLLTVITYDRFVAICKPSHYGTLMGMRACVRMATAAWASGFLHALLHTANTFSIPLCQGNTVDQFFCEVPQILKLSCSDSYLRQVGIPLAAAYLVFGCFVFIVLSYMQIFTAVLRIPSEQGRHKAFSMCLPHLAVVSMCVTTVMFACLKPPSISFPALDLVVTVLYVVVPPTLNPLIYSMRNKELKDALRKVVSWMFFSCGKIAIAVHR; encoded by the coding sequence atgtccaacagcagctccctaaatgagttcctcctcctggcatttgcagacaagcgggagctgcagctcttgcacttctcactcttcctgggcatctacctggctaccgtcatgggcaacggcctcatcatcacagccatagcctgcgaccaccacctccacacccccatgtacttcttcctcctcaacctctccctcctcgaccttggcttcatctccaccacagtccccaaatccatggccaattccctgtgggacaccagggccatttcctactcaggatgtgctgcccaggtcttcctcattttcttcttgtttggaggagagtcttctcttctcactgtcataacctatgaccgctttgttgccatctgcaaaccctcgcactatggcacactcatgggcatgagagcttgtgtcagaatggcaacagctgcttgggccagtggttttctccatgctctcctgcacactgctaacacattttcaataccactctgccaaggcaacacagtggaccagttcttctgtgaagttccccagatcctgaagctctcctgctcagactcctacctcaggcaAGTTGGGATTCCTCTGGCTGCTGCCtatttagtctttgggtgtttcgttttcattgtgctgtcctacatgcagatcttcactgctgtgctgaggatcccctctgagcagggacgacacaaagccttctccatgtgcctccctcacctggctgtggtctccatgTGTGTcaccactgtcatgtttgcctgcctgaagcccccctccatctccttcccagctctggatctggtggtgactgttctgtatgtggtggtgcctccaacactgaaccctctcatctacagcatgaggaacaaggagctcaaagatgccctgaggaaagtggtttcATGGATGTTTTTCAGCTGTGGGAAAATTGCCATTGCTGTCCACAGATGA